One genomic segment of Brassica napus cultivar Da-Ae chromosome A3, Da-Ae, whole genome shotgun sequence includes these proteins:
- the LOC106349314 gene encoding uncharacterized protein LOC106349314 translates to MDIGTHVPGSVTSNVNGSPDLKEDRSGLPRSSKLAKTTSMAEDKSLSSPYAAAYSKSLGFPLMRSASDSLRQEQMLSFSDKPEAQDFSKYVCLDNKNSLSPFLHQFPPQYRSYSGGGYGCGGMMMSMQGKGPFTLTQWAELEQQALIYKYITANVPVPSSLLISIQKSFFPYGSLPPSSFGWGTFHLGFAGGNMDPEPGRCRRTDGKKWRCSRDAVPDQKYCERHINRGRHRSRKLVEVQSNQTAAASKAVTAQQQSVAAGGINRNRSLTTAAQYINPSNNRVRSQVYPSTVNLQPKESPKQRNNNSSFEFGHISSDSLVNPHNHSSWPEELKSDWTQLSMSIPVASSSSSSPSSTGEDKATLSPLRLSQESEQETTLKKSTVVQGSISAIRQLTFRGRLTEGSVYTLSGFDVTRSNPKFRLTDGPVSICFNDGTAFEKLATTVRIIPTEHFRFRPYEQLIELANTGKQLPDVMGELRAIRSTITDHIPGAQRVMLTLRLESDVNVCVSLFDSLALAFHSKLDLYGREPRIVLVTGKLYLNGTSATRVYFDSETVVGKDEFDRLPDVGTEQSGSSSKVVHAQKIELLTVAELTQFVISGDPQIIEFLCTAKVTEIQQSEGWCYIGCAVCSKKLIREESSFTCAPCNVTNAVAKLRYRVVLSVSDNTGSAAFVGFDTEVAKLTNVLASEAAQIVGIGINAQVDTDLPQALAGIVGNTYTFQLRLTDFNFTANHQTFTISRIFPARELAPLPTFEEGVDVHEPAVPQTVAPVSDPINEITINVADQATTSEGSLAVRREAAEGKTDLEESAPKKARVE, encoded by the exons ATGGATATTGGGACTCATGTTCCCGGGTCGGTTACTAGTAATGTAAACGGGTCACCAGATCTGAAAGAAGACAGATCCGGTTTGCCACGAAGCTCAAAGCTAGCAAAGACAACTTCAATGGCAGAAGACAAGAGCTTGTCTTCCCCTTACGCAGCTGCTTACAGCAAGTCGTTGGGGTTCCCACTTATGAGATCTGCTTCTGACTCTCTCCGACAAGAACAGATGCTTAGCTTCTCAGACAAACCAGAAGCTCAAGACTTCAGTAAATATGTCTGTTTGGATAACAAGAACTCTCTCTCGCCGTTTCTCCACCAGTTCCCACCTCAATATAGAAGCTACTCAGGAG GAGGATATGGTTGTGGTGGAATGATGATGAGCATGCAGGGGAAAGGACCTTTTACATTGACTCAATGGGCTGAGCTAGAACAACAGGCGTTGATCTACAAGTATATCACAGCCAATGTCCCTGTTCCTTCTAGTTTGCTCATCTCTATCCAGAAGTCCTTTTTCCCTTATGGATCTTTGCCTCCTAGCTCTT TTGGATGGGGAACTTTTCATCTAGGTTTCGCAGGAGGTAACATGGATCCTGAGCCAGGGAGATGCCGTAGAACAGATGGGAAGAAATGGAGGTGCTCAAGAGATGCTGTTCCTGATCAGAAATACTGTGAAAGACACATCAACAGAGGCCGTCACCGTTCAAGAAAGCTTGTGGAAGTCCAATCTAACCAGACCGCTGCTGCATCCAAAGCGGTTACAGCGCAGCAACAGTCCGTGGCTGCTGGCGGTATTAACCGTAACCGCAGTCTCACCACCGCAGCTCAATACATCAATCCGTCTAACAATAG AGTCCGGAGCCAGGTGTATCCATCCACCGTTAACTTGCAACCCAAGGAATCTCCTAAACAGAGAAACAACAACAGCTCTTTTGAGTTTGGACACATATCCTCTGATTCATTGGTGAACCCGCACAACCACAGCTCATGGCCCGAAGAGCTGAAGTCAGACTGGACGCAGCTTTCAATGTCAATTCCAgtagcatcatcatcatcatcatctccttcCTCCACTGGTGAAGACAAAGCCACTCTGTCACCTCTCAGGCTATCGCAGGAGTCTGAGCAGGAAACGACACTCAAAAAG TCTACGGTGGTACAAGGTTCCATTTCTGCGATTCGACAGCTTACGTTTAGAGGACGTTTAACCGAAGGATCTGTTTACACTTTGAGCGGGTTTGATGTCACACGCAGCAACCCCAAATTCAGGTTGACCGACGGGCCTGTATCCATTTGTTTCAATGATGGAACCGCTTTTGAAAAGCTAGCAACCACTGTTAGGATCATACCGACCGAACACTTCCGTTTCCGACCGTATGAACAGCTAATTGAGTTAGCAAACACTGGCAAACAACTCCCTG ACGTAATGGGGGAGCTCCGTGCAATTAGGAGCACAATAACCGATCATATACCCGGGGCTCAGCGCGTGATGCTTACCTTGCGTCTGGAAAG TGATGTGAATGTTTGTGTTAGCCTGTTTGATTCTCTGGCTCTGGCATTTCATAGCAAGCTGGATTTATACGGAAGGGAGCCAAGAATTGTTCTTGTCACAG GCAAGTTATATTTGAATGGTACTTCTGCTACACGTGTTTACTTCGACTCTGAGACCGTAGTAGGAAAAGATGAGTTTGACAG ATTGCCAGATGTTGGGACAGAACAGTCAGGGTCTTCATCAAaggttgttcacgctcaaaagATTGAACTTCTCACTGTTGCTGAGCTTACCCAATTTGTTATCTCCGGTGATCCTCAG ATCATTGAGTTTCTCTGTACTGCTAAAGTAACTGAGATTCAGCAATCTGAGGGTTGGTGTTATATTGGCTGCGCCGTTTGTTCAAAGAAACTCATCCGCGAGGAATCGTCGTTCACATGTGCCCCGTGCAATGTAACCAATGCCGTGGCTAAACTCAG GTATAGAGTGGTTCTTTCTGTATCAGACAACACAGGCTCAGCGGCTTTCGTTGGCTTTGATACAGAGGTTGCTAAACTGACTAATGTTCTGGCTTCTGAGGCTGCACAGATTGTG GGGATTGGAATCAATGCTCAGGTGGACACTGACCTTCCTCAAGCTCTCGCTGGTATTGTTGGGAACACCTATACCTTCCAGCTCAGGCTAACAGACTTCAATTTCACTGCAAACCACCAAACCTTCACAATTTCCCGCATATTCCCAGCACGAGAGCTTGCACCCCTCCCAACCTTTGAG GAAGGTGTAGATGTTCATGAGCCAGCAGTTCCTCAGACCGTAGCACCTGTCTCTGATCCCATAAATGAAATCACGATCAATGTTGCAGATCAGGCGACCACGTCTGAGGGTTCACTTGCAGTGCGTCGTGAAGCAGCAGAAGGGAAAACTGATCTGGAGGAGAGTGCCCCGAAGAAAGCACGTGTGGAATAA